Proteins encoded in a region of the Inquilinus sp. KBS0705 genome:
- a CDS encoding FtsX-like permease family protein yields the protein MIKNYFKIAWRNLQKHKAFSFINIFGLAVGIATFWLITLYVTDEWSFDRFNTKADNIFRVVQHGQWNGGKFDIAVTSPPFAPTLKAEFPQVQEAARIDAEGGGKITVGEKQINEGGMLITDNSIFNIFSYQFLYGDAQNALTKPNTIVLTADLATTLFGNAETAYNKTITIDNTPTTVTGVIANIPVNSHFSFKALRSFPADFTANEANWGNSGIYTYLLLKNHDDYKTIEAASDSFFSKHLKAGMGSMSFKMELQPLTDIHLRSNLSYELGSNGNITYMYVFSITAILILLIAVINYVNLTTARSSIRVKEIGVRKVIGSDRTQLMFMFFAESVLLTFIATVLAAVIIQFALPYFNNLAGKNLILLQFGMAKTVTIFIGFSFFAGILSGVYPALFLSGFKTIPAMKGQLGSQFSTILFRKSLVVFQFVITIVMIAGSCVIYQQLSFVMKKDLGFNKAQTLTFHLSQGVRSKIDGLKQQLLQNPNIEAVGIAGNPIGNNNIGGGDFNLGPDGKATSESKIVQNLQIDADFIPTLQIKMAAGRNFLVSNISDVKDAIIVNQTLVNELGWKNPVGRVVRTGVDQQGKVIQQTIVGVVKDFNTYSLQHKIAPMVLSMPGQDRDKDNLYVRVGKNNIQASLNFISKVYTNFDNENKAEFHFLDQNFAAQYQTEQRQGTILLIFTILAISIACLGLFGLVTFTAEQRVKEIGIRKVLGASVASIVSLLSTDLMRLVIIATIIACPIAWYAMNVWLQDFEYKINIAWWVFVLAGGGAALIALITVSFQSIKAALTNPVKSLRSE from the coding sequence ATGATAAAGAACTATTTTAAAATAGCCTGGCGAAACCTGCAAAAGCACAAGGCGTTTTCTTTTATCAATATATTTGGCCTTGCGGTAGGTATAGCAACTTTTTGGCTGATAACATTGTACGTTACCGACGAATGGAGTTTTGACCGTTTTAATACTAAAGCTGATAATATATTTAGAGTAGTACAACATGGCCAGTGGAACGGCGGTAAGTTTGATATTGCTGTTACCTCGCCACCATTTGCCCCAACGCTAAAAGCCGAGTTTCCGCAGGTGCAGGAAGCTGCACGTATTGATGCGGAAGGCGGCGGCAAAATAACCGTTGGTGAAAAGCAAATAAACGAAGGTGGTATGCTGATAACCGATAACAGCATATTTAATATATTTAGCTACCAGTTTTTATATGGCGACGCACAAAATGCCCTCACCAAGCCAAACACAATAGTTTTAACGGCTGATTTAGCCACAACCCTGTTTGGCAACGCAGAAACCGCTTATAATAAAACCATTACTATTGATAACACCCCAACCACGGTTACCGGTGTAATAGCTAATATACCGGTAAACTCGCACTTTAGTTTTAAAGCCTTAAGATCATTCCCTGCGGATTTTACAGCGAATGAAGCGAATTGGGGTAACTCAGGCATATACACCTACCTGCTTTTAAAAAACCACGACGATTATAAAACGATAGAGGCTGCATCAGACAGCTTTTTTAGTAAGCACCTTAAAGCAGGTATGGGTTCCATGAGTTTCAAGATGGAACTGCAGCCGCTTACCGATATCCACTTACGGTCTAACCTAAGCTATGAGTTAGGGTCTAATGGAAATATCACCTACATGTACGTATTTAGCATTACCGCCATTTTGATATTACTTATCGCGGTTATCAACTATGTAAACTTAACCACTGCCCGTTCATCTATCAGGGTAAAAGAAATAGGGGTACGTAAAGTGATCGGATCTGACAGGACGCAGCTAATGTTCATGTTTTTTGCCGAATCGGTGTTACTTACTTTTATTGCAACTGTGCTGGCAGCGGTTATCATTCAGTTTGCATTACCCTACTTTAATAACTTAGCAGGTAAAAACTTAATATTGCTACAGTTTGGCATGGCCAAAACTGTTACAATATTCATTGGCTTCTCGTTTTTCGCGGGCATTTTAAGCGGTGTTTATCCTGCATTATTTTTATCCGGATTTAAAACCATCCCTGCAATGAAGGGACAGTTGGGCAGCCAATTCTCCACTATATTGTTCAGGAAATCGCTGGTGGTATTTCAGTTTGTTATTACTATCGTGATGATAGCCGGGTCGTGTGTTATTTATCAGCAGCTTAGCTTTGTGATGAAAAAAGACTTGGGCTTTAACAAGGCACAAACGCTTACATTTCACTTAAGCCAGGGTGTACGCAGCAAAATAGATGGATTAAAACAACAATTACTGCAAAACCCGAATATAGAAGCAGTAGGTATAGCAGGTAACCCCATAGGCAACAATAATATAGGAGGCGGGGATTTTAATCTTGGCCCCGATGGTAAAGCAACTTCCGAATCGAAGATCGTTCAAAACCTGCAGATAGACGCTGATTTTATACCCACTCTGCAAATAAAGATGGCAGCAGGGCGTAACTTCTTAGTCTCTAACATCAGTGATGTAAAGGATGCTATAATTGTTAACCAAACTTTGGTAAATGAATTGGGTTGGAAAAACCCGGTTGGCAGGGTAGTGCGCACAGGGGTAGACCAACAGGGCAAGGTTATACAACAAACCATAGTAGGTGTTGTGAAGGACTTTAACACCTACTCGTTACAGCATAAAATTGCACCAATGGTGCTAAGCATGCCTGGCCAGGACCGCGATAAAGATAACCTGTATGTGCGCGTAGGTAAAAATAATATACAAGCCTCACTTAACTTTATAAGTAAAGTTTACACCAATTTCGATAATGAAAACAAGGCCGAGTTCCATTTTCTTGATCAGAACTTTGCCGCACAATACCAAACCGAGCAACGCCAGGGTACCATACTGTTGATATTTACCATACTGGCTATTAGTATAGCTTGCTTAGGCTTGTTTGGCCTGGTAACCTTTACTGCCGAACAGCGCGTGAAAGAGATAGGTATTCGCAAAGTATTGGGTGCAAGTGTGGCAAGTATTGTAAGCCTTTTATCAACAGACTTAATGCGATTGGTTATAATAGCTACCATAATTGCATGCCCCATAGCCTGGTACGCTATGAATGTATGGCTGCAGGATTTTGAGTATAAAATAAACATTGCGTGGTGGGTATTTGTGTTGGCCGGCGGCGGTGCCGCTTTAATAGCTTTAATCACTGTAAGCTTTCAATCTATTAAAGCAGCATTAACTAACCCGGTTAAAAGCTTAAGAAGCGAATAA
- a CDS encoding FtsX-like permease family protein, translating into MIKNYLTIAWRSLTKNKVFSFINIFGLAIGITCCMLISAYIYQEVNYDTYAVKAKNIFRVGLHLTEGTGVTDFALVDEAVGQGIKDNIAGIEASTRISARGALYVKFGDKSFKEEHFAAADSNFLSVFSLPLLQGEDRRALVEPNSVVITKKLAQKYFGNTPALGKLMDIQGANPLKVTGVIDEVPDNSHFHFDAFISKSTYPAKRETWSNISSYTYLVLKDPADAKKIEAQFPQLVLKYAAPEIQNDMGVSLAEAQKSVNTFRFFLMPLTDIHLHSATKFEMEANGDLSYVYIFSALAVFILLLACINFMNLSTASSVKRAKEVGIRKVMGSLKSSLISQFLTESVVITTFAMAIALVLVYITLPYFNSVADKQFTINLFLSPKAIITELILVLVVGIVAGIYPAFFLSSFKVLNVLKGNASAGPANRNFLRSGLVVFQFFISTSLIIATMVVYRQLNYMQNIKLGYDKEQVLVINDAYSLGNNIDAFKQQLLRDTRVSNATVTGSVPGSRSMDGTQIYAKEFNDKQEHKEIHTNIYHVEDSYIPTLGIKMAVGRNFSSSSPADSSAVVVNEELVRELGWSNTDPIGKTIVRSGQREFRVVGVVQDFHYKSAKEKIAPLMLLPGRSNMLMAVKVKSADMQGFLNDVKQQWGAYRATAPFSYSFLDEQYAALYTSEQRTGKIFTSFAIIAVIIASLGLFGLAAYSIRQRVKEIGIRKVLGASSGTITGMLSAEFLKLVAIAIVVAIPLTWYAMYKWLQDFAYRVDISWWVFVLAALVALFVAFITVSFQSVRAALANPVKSLRSE; encoded by the coding sequence ATGATTAAAAATTACCTAACCATCGCATGGAGAAGCCTTACCAAAAACAAGGTATTCTCGTTTATAAACATATTTGGTTTAGCTATTGGTATTACTTGCTGTATGCTTATCAGTGCTTACATATACCAGGAAGTTAACTACGATACTTACGCTGTAAAAGCAAAAAACATATTCAGGGTTGGCCTGCATTTAACCGAAGGTACAGGTGTTACCGATTTTGCCTTAGTAGATGAAGCAGTAGGCCAGGGTATAAAAGATAATATTGCGGGCATAGAAGCATCAACCCGTATTAGTGCTCGTGGAGCGTTGTATGTAAAATTTGGCGACAAAAGTTTCAAAGAAGAGCATTTTGCAGCGGCTGATTCTAACTTTCTGTCGGTATTTTCTTTACCACTCTTACAGGGCGAAGACCGCAGGGCGTTAGTTGAACCGAATAGTGTGGTGATCACCAAAAAATTAGCGCAAAAATATTTTGGTAACACACCCGCCCTGGGCAAGTTGATGGACATACAAGGTGCAAACCCTTTAAAAGTTACCGGTGTGATAGATGAGGTGCCAGATAACTCGCACTTTCATTTTGACGCGTTTATCAGCAAAAGCACTTATCCGGCTAAGCGCGAAACCTGGAGTAATATTAGCTCATATACTTACCTGGTTTTAAAAGATCCAGCTGATGCTAAAAAAATAGAAGCACAATTCCCCCAGTTAGTGCTTAAATATGCCGCGCCCGAAATTCAGAATGACATGGGTGTTTCTTTGGCCGAGGCTCAAAAATCGGTGAATACTTTCCGCTTCTTCTTAATGCCGCTTACTGATATTCACCTGCATTCGGCTACTAAGTTTGAGATGGAAGCCAACGGCGATTTGAGTTACGTGTACATATTTAGCGCACTTGCCGTGTTTATTTTATTATTGGCTTGTATCAATTTTATGAATTTATCAACCGCGAGTTCGGTGAAACGGGCCAAAGAGGTGGGTATACGCAAGGTTATGGGCTCGTTAAAAAGCTCGTTAATATCCCAATTCCTTACCGAGTCGGTTGTGATCACCACATTTGCAATGGCAATAGCGTTGGTATTGGTTTATATCACCTTACCCTATTTTAACAGTGTGGCCGATAAACAGTTCACCATTAACCTGTTTTTAAGCCCCAAAGCCATTATAACCGAATTAATATTAGTGTTGGTGGTGGGTATTGTAGCGGGGATATATCCTGCATTCTTCCTGTCGTCATTTAAGGTTTTAAATGTGTTAAAGGGTAATGCGTCTGCAGGCCCTGCAAACCGCAACTTTTTGCGCAGTGGGTTGGTAGTTTTCCAATTCTTTATTTCTACATCGCTTATTATAGCAACCATGGTGGTATACCGCCAGCTAAACTACATGCAAAACATAAAGCTGGGTTATGATAAAGAGCAGGTTTTGGTTATAAACGATGCATACTCCTTAGGTAATAATATCGATGCCTTTAAGCAACAATTATTACGCGACACAAGGGTTAGTAATGCTACGGTAACCGGCAGTGTACCTGGTAGCCGCAGTATGGATGGCACCCAGATATATGCTAAAGAATTTAACGACAAGCAGGAACATAAAGAGATACATACCAACATTTACCACGTAGAGGATAGTTACATACCTACACTGGGCATAAAAATGGCTGTAGGCCGCAATTTCTCGTCATCCTCACCAGCAGATTCTTCGGCTGTAGTGGTGAACGAAGAACTGGTACGCGAATTAGGCTGGAGCAATACCGACCCGATTGGAAAAACCATTGTACGATCGGGCCAGCGCGAGTTTAGGGTGGTAGGCGTAGTACAAGATTTTCATTACAAATCGGCTAAAGAGAAAATAGCACCATTAATGTTATTACCCGGCCGCAGCAATATGCTAATGGCCGTTAAGGTAAAATCGGCCGATATGCAGGGCTTTTTAAATGATGTTAAGCAACAGTGGGGGGCATATCGTGCTACCGCGCCGTTCAGCTATTCTTTTTTAGATGAACAGTACGCAGCCTTATATACATCAGAGCAGCGTACGGGAAAAATTTTCACCTCGTTTGCTATTATAGCGGTAATTATAGCCAGCCTTGGTTTGTTTGGTTTGGCAGCATACAGCATAAGGCAGCGTGTTAAAGAAATTGGCATCCGCAAGGTTTTGGGCGCGTCATCGGGCACCATAACAGGTATGCTCTCTGCCGAGTTTTTAAAGCTGGTAGCAATAGCCATTGTAGTAGCTATACCGCTTACCTGGTATGCCATGTACAAGTGGCTGCAAGACTTTGCCTACCGGGTAGATATATCGTGGTGGGTATTTGTATTGGCAGCCCTGGTAGCCTTATTTGTGGCCTTTATTACGGTTAGCTTTCAATCGGTTAGGGCAGCATTGGCAAACCCGGTAAAAAGTTTACGAAGCGAGTAA
- a CDS encoding FtsX-like permease family protein, with product MIRNYLKIAWRNIVSNKLFTSLNIVGLAIGMCVCITLFASISYELSFDRMYKNSKNIYRVNTQTTAQYNYKVWAELPNSVGPAIAQSIPQVKSTVRLIKHDFGAKVSLKTDEKNFTEKGLYLADSTVFGFFDVRFVEGNARTAFSQPKSIVISQSAKQRLYGNQPAFGKVIYINNRDTLHVSGVYADLPANSTIDCDMIYNIMDSWMGKDVYWSNSSYETYCLLKDGANVAQVQALATALIDKNVKKEDKFFTDFILQPLADIHLYSADIREGYSGKIGSIGTVKTLAILSLLVLIIACINYMNLATARSQKRAKGVGVNKVLGANSRHLLALFYTETALLSLIAIVIGYILALALRPMFQNITGFDLSTSAFLAPPILLGLLATWIFVTLIAGSYPAFSLSSISPLVLMNKLKLKHSFADFVRRSLVVFQFASSIVLIISVVVILQQMKYIRNRDLGYNPNGVIALNIKSAQDKQQVASFMNDLRGVTGVESFSAVQSIPGDVESGRSVRKFATDKEGMPVKTCHTDGSIVKTMRLKLLAGASLPQKIAEGDTICYVLLNESIVKYLGFKSPQDAIGKYVNTEMANKSIVSGVVKNFNYQSVKSEIGGYVYYEMNNAPESLRTLLIRYNSKNLPGFMQLLQSTFNSNMPSSSFDYEFLDSHIQNLYTSEQRSAKTATVFSILAIFVACLGLFGLAAFIAEQRTKEIGIRKVLGASVSGITSLLTGDFLKLVIISIIVASPVAWYLMDKWLMAFSYRININAWPFVLASITAIGFALLTISSHAIKAALANPVKSLRSE from the coding sequence ATGATAAGGAACTACTTAAAAATAGCATGGCGTAACATTGTTTCTAATAAGCTTTTTACATCGCTTAATATTGTTGGTCTTGCAATAGGCATGTGTGTTTGTATCACCTTGTTTGCAAGCATTTCGTACGAACTGAGTTTTGACAGGATGTACAAAAACTCAAAAAACATTTATAGAGTAAATACACAAACTACGGCCCAGTACAACTACAAAGTTTGGGCTGAGCTGCCAAATTCTGTTGGCCCTGCAATAGCGCAAAGCATACCCCAGGTTAAAAGTACAGTCCGGCTTATTAAGCATGATTTTGGGGCCAAAGTATCGCTTAAAACCGACGAAAAAAACTTTACTGAAAAGGGCTTATACCTGGCGGATTCAACCGTGTTTGGCTTTTTTGATGTGAGGTTTGTTGAGGGTAATGCACGCACAGCTTTTAGCCAGCCAAAATCAATTGTAATATCACAATCGGCCAAACAAAGGCTTTATGGTAACCAGCCTGCATTTGGAAAGGTCATCTATATCAATAATCGCGATACGCTGCACGTTTCGGGTGTTTACGCAGATTTGCCAGCCAACAGTACCATCGACTGTGATATGATCTATAACATTATGGATTCGTGGATGGGAAAAGATGTTTACTGGAGCAATTCCAGCTATGAAACTTATTGTTTGCTGAAGGACGGCGCAAATGTTGCACAAGTGCAGGCATTGGCTACAGCTTTAATTGATAAGAATGTAAAAAAAGAGGATAAGTTTTTTACTGATTTTATATTGCAGCCATTAGCTGATATCCATCTTTATTCGGCTGATATACGTGAAGGCTATTCGGGCAAAATTGGCAGCATTGGCACAGTAAAAACATTAGCGATCTTATCGCTACTGGTTTTAATAATAGCCTGTATTAATTATATGAATTTGGCTACCGCCCGTTCGCAAAAGCGGGCCAAGGGTGTAGGCGTTAATAAGGTTTTAGGCGCAAACAGCAGGCATTTGCTGGCACTATTTTATACCGAAACCGCCTTACTATCGCTTATTGCAATTGTTATTGGCTATATACTTGCTTTAGCTTTAAGGCCAATGTTCCAAAACATTACAGGTTTCGATTTGAGCACATCGGCGTTTTTAGCACCACCAATTTTGTTGGGCTTGCTGGCAACCTGGATATTTGTAACATTAATAGCCGGTAGCTACCCTGCATTTTCGCTATCAAGTATTTCGCCGCTGGTGTTAATGAACAAACTGAAATTAAAACATTCGTTTGCCGATTTCGTCCGCCGGTCGCTGGTTGTATTTCAGTTCGCATCATCTATTGTGCTAATTATCTCGGTTGTTGTAATACTACAGCAAATGAAATATATCCGCAACCGCGACCTCGGTTATAACCCTAATGGAGTAATAGCGCTTAATATTAAGTCGGCCCAGGATAAACAACAAGTCGCATCATTTATGAATGATCTGCGTGGGGTAACTGGTGTCGAAAGCTTTTCGGCTGTTCAGTCTATTCCGGGTGATGTAGAGAGTGGCAGAAGCGTAAGGAAATTTGCTACCGATAAAGAAGGCATGCCGGTAAAAACATGCCATACCGATGGCTCAATTGTTAAAACTATGCGCCTAAAGTTACTCGCCGGCGCTTCACTCCCTCAAAAAATTGCCGAGGGTGATACCATATGTTACGTGTTACTAAATGAGTCCATTGTAAAATATCTTGGCTTCAAATCACCCCAGGACGCTATTGGCAAATACGTAAACACCGAGATGGCTAATAAATCGATAGTTAGCGGTGTGGTTAAAAACTTCAATTACCAATCGGTAAAAAGCGAGATAGGGGGCTATGTGTATTATGAAATGAATAATGCCCCCGAATCATTAAGAACACTACTTATCCGCTACAACTCCAAAAACCTGCCGGGTTTTATGCAGCTATTACAGAGCACCTTTAATAGTAACATGCCCAGTTCAAGCTTTGACTACGAATTTCTGGATAGTCATATCCAAAATTTGTACACTTCAGAACAGCGTTCAGCTAAAACCGCAACAGTGTTTTCAATATTGGCCATATTTGTTGCATGCCTGGGGTTATTTGGATTAGCTGCTTTTATTGCGGAGCAACGAACAAAAGAAATTGGAATCCGTAAAGTGCTTGGTGCAAGCGTATCGGGTATAACCAGTTTATTAACCGGCGACTTTTTAAAGCTGGTTATAATTTCCATAATAGTTGCTTCGCCGGTAGCCTGGTATCTTATGGATAAATGGTTGATGGCATTTAGTTACCGTATTAATATAAATGCATGGCCTTTTGTATTGGCCAGTATAACAGCTATTGGTTTTGCCCTGCTTACCATTAGTTCGCATGCTATAAAGGCTGCATTGGCTAACCCGGTAAAAAGTTTGCGGTCAGAATAG
- a CDS encoding FtsX-like permease family protein, translating into MFKNYLKIAWRNITKHKGFSMINVGGLALGMASCLLLLLYVNYHLHYDKQFDNIDNIYLVENNQPGDGKIYTFAATPRLAAATIKTEVPDVVQSVRVIDYTAEGLLSYKDNSFKKAGLFADEGFFNIFSYHFIKGSAANALKLPNSIVITQKLAKTLFGNEDPMNKIVKRNNQLPLTVTGVIADLPANATFQFEFVLPWVMFEDSNAWAKDSGWGSNFARTVVQLKSSAGLAKANKIMNTMVGRHNDGNKNQLFLYPFAKLHLYSNFVDGKPAGGMIDQIHLFITLAICILLIACVNFMNLSTARSEERAKEVGIRKAIGSGRASLISQFIIESVILSLVSTIIAVIIVVVSLPYFNDLLGIKLILPLTETYAWLSILGIGLFTGILAGSYPAFYLSAFEPIKVLKGMFKGGGAALPLRKILVVVQFSCAIFLITATICIYYQIKFVQDKSIGFEKNNLVEIPIEGDLLKQSAVLINQLKTSGAITNATMLSQSITQSGSNTWGINWPGKRDDQQILFDILHAGNDFTKTAGVRLLQGREFSSGNPADTAGKTVMINETAAKVMNVKNVVGSIIKWGDNNPLTVIGVYKDFVWGSPYEKTRPMISEYTGSGSVLVLRLSQGRSITANVDAVNKALKGVNPFYPPTINFVDKDFGQKFQNEKLLATLANLFGCLAIIISCLGLFGLAAYAAEQRVKEIGVRKVLGATVLNLTTLLSKDFLKLVIIAIVIAVPLSIWGMNNWLQKFEYHITLSWWMVTAASFITIAIALATVSYQAVKASLANPVKSLRSE; encoded by the coding sequence ATGTTTAAGAATTACTTAAAAATTGCCTGGCGCAATATCACCAAGCACAAAGGATTTTCGATGATAAATGTAGGTGGTTTGGCTTTAGGAATGGCCAGTTGCCTGCTTTTGCTGCTTTATGTGAATTACCATTTACATTACGATAAGCAATTCGATAATATCGATAACATATACTTAGTTGAAAACAACCAGCCCGGCGATGGTAAAATTTACACCTTTGCTGCTACACCAAGGTTGGCCGCAGCTACCATTAAAACCGAAGTACCCGATGTGGTACAATCAGTGCGTGTTATTGATTATACCGCCGAAGGTTTACTAAGCTATAAGGACAATAGCTTTAAAAAAGCAGGCTTATTTGCCGATGAGGGTTTCTTCAATATATTCTCGTATCATTTTATAAAGGGCAGTGCTGCAAACGCCTTAAAGCTGCCTAATTCAATTGTAATTACCCAAAAGCTGGCTAAAACCCTATTTGGCAACGAGGACCCAATGAACAAAATAGTTAAGCGCAATAACCAACTGCCCTTAACTGTTACCGGTGTAATTGCTGACTTGCCTGCAAATGCTACATTTCAGTTTGAATTTGTTTTACCATGGGTAATGTTTGAAGATTCAAATGCATGGGCAAAAGATTCGGGATGGGGAAGTAACTTTGCGCGCACAGTTGTGCAGTTAAAAAGCTCGGCCGGCTTGGCAAAAGCCAATAAAATAATGAATACCATGGTAGGCAGGCATAATGATGGTAATAAAAATCAATTGTTTTTGTACCCTTTTGCTAAGCTGCACCTGTACTCTAACTTTGTTGATGGCAAGCCCGCAGGCGGTATGATAGACCAGATACACCTGTTTATTACATTGGCCATTTGTATACTCCTTATCGCCTGTGTTAACTTCATGAACTTGTCTACTGCCAGATCTGAGGAACGCGCAAAAGAAGTGGGCATACGTAAAGCGATAGGCTCCGGCAGGGCTTCACTTATCAGCCAGTTCATCATCGAATCGGTAATATTATCGCTGGTATCAACTATTATAGCTGTTATTATCGTGGTGGTATCCTTGCCTTACTTTAACGATCTGTTGGGCATTAAACTAATTTTACCACTTACCGAAACTTACGCATGGTTAAGTATATTGGGTATCGGTTTGTTTACAGGTATACTTGCAGGCAGTTATCCGGCATTTTATCTATCGGCGTTTGAGCCAATAAAGGTGTTAAAAGGCATGTTTAAAGGCGGGGGCGCTGCATTGCCATTACGTAAAATATTGGTGGTGGTGCAGTTTTCGTGCGCGATATTTTTAATTACCGCCACTATTTGCATTTACTATCAAATAAAATTTGTGCAGGATAAATCAATAGGCTTCGAAAAAAACAACCTGGTTGAGATACCCATAGAGGGCGACTTGCTAAAACAAAGCGCTGTATTGATCAATCAGCTTAAAACCTCGGGGGCAATTACCAATGCAACCATGTTATCGCAAAGTATTACGCAAAGCGGTAGTAACACATGGGGTATAAACTGGCCGGGTAAGCGCGACGATCAGCAAATACTGTTTGATATACTGCATGCAGGCAACGATTTTACTAAAACCGCAGGCGTAAGACTATTACAGGGCCGCGAATTTTCATCAGGTAACCCCGCTGATACTGCCGGCAAAACCGTGATGATAAACGAAACGGCAGCCAAAGTAATGAATGTGAAAAATGTTGTTGGCAGTATAATAAAATGGGGCGATAATAATCCCTTAACCGTTATCGGCGTTTATAAAGATTTTGTTTGGGGCTCGCCGTACGAAAAAACAAGGCCAATGATATCAGAATATACAGGTTCCGGTTCGGTGTTAGTTTTGCGCTTATCACAAGGCCGCAGCATTACCGCCAATGTAGATGCGGTAAACAAGGCCCTAAAAGGAGTGAACCCGTTTTACCCGCCAACAATAAATTTTGTTGATAAAGATTTTGGGCAAAAATTTCAAAATGAAAAGTTATTAGCCACACTGGCAAACTTGTTTGGTTGTTTAGCCATCATTATATCCTGCCTTGGTTTGTTTGGTTTAGCAGCCTACGCGGCCGAGCAGCGTGTTAAAGAAATTGGTGTGCGCAAGGTATTGGGCGCTACGGTATTAAATTTAACCACGTTACTATCAAAAGACTTTTTGAAACTGGTTATCATAGCCATTGTAATAGCCGTGCCTTTATCTATATGGGGCATGAACAATTGGCTGCAAAAATTTGAATACCATATTACCTTAAGCTGGTGGATGGTAACTGCAGCCAGCTTTATTACTATAGCAATTGCCCTGGCAACTGTTAGTTACCAGGCAGTTAAAGCATCATTAGCTAACCCTGTTAAAAGTTTGCGGTCGGAGTGA
- a CDS encoding DUF4097 domain-containing protein encodes MKKYLFLLLIASQSYAALAQERTPYFTKSLANDGIKNVFVKTSGGSIAVSGADGQPARIEVYVTGNNGNNDLSKDEIKKRLEEDYILDIDVHDGELHATAKNRRNGINWRRSLSIGFKVYVNKQTATNLNTSGGSISIDNLNADQNFSTSGGSLNVNRITGVIKGSTSGGSVNVSYSKKDIELTTSGGSVTARSCEGNIRLTTSGGSLNLSDLKGYINATTSGGSIHGSNISGELITGTSGGSVDLNGISGALDASTSGGSMHVEMLALGKYVKLDSSSGHIDLQLPSDKGVDLDLRGDRVDLATSGSFNGTKEKDKVVGKLNGGGVPVEVRGDSRVTVSSR; translated from the coding sequence ATGAAAAAGTATCTATTCTTATTATTGATCGCTTCGCAAAGCTATGCAGCTTTGGCACAGGAGCGCACACCTTATTTTACCAAATCATTAGCTAATGATGGTATAAAAAATGTATTTGTAAAAACCAGCGGCGGCAGTATTGCTGTTAGCGGTGCCGATGGCCAGCCGGCCCGAATAGAAGTTTATGTAACCGGCAACAACGGCAACAACGACCTAAGCAAAGACGAAATTAAGAAACGTTTAGAAGAAGACTATATTCTGGATATTGACGTGCACGACGGTGAACTGCATGCTACTGCAAAAAACAGGCGCAACGGTATCAACTGGAGAAGATCATTAAGTATCGGCTTTAAAGTTTACGTGAATAAGCAAACCGCAACCAATTTAAATACCAGCGGTGGCAGCATCAGCATAGATAATTTAAATGCCGACCAAAACTTTAGCACCAGCGGTGGCAGCTTAAACGTAAACCGTATTACCGGTGTAATTAAAGGATCGACCAGCGGCGGTAGTGTAAACGTTTCTTATTCTAAAAAGGATATTGAATTAACAACCAGCGGTGGCAGCGTTACAGCACGCAGCTGCGAAGGCAACATCAGGTTAACCACATCAGGCGGCTCGTTAAACCTTAGCGACCTTAAAGGTTATATCAACGCTACTACAAGTGGCGGCAGTATACATGGCAGCAACATCAGCGGCGAGCTAATAACAGGCACATCAGGTGGCAGTGTTGACCTTAACGGCATATCAGGTGCTTTAGATGCCTCAACCAGTGGTGGTAGCATGCATGTAGAAATGCTTGCCCTGGGCAAATATGTAAAATTAGACTCAAGCTCTGGCCATATCGATCTGCAATTACCATCAGATAAGGGCGTTGACCTTGACCTGCGCGGCGACCGTGTTGACCTGGCAACCTCAGGATCGTTTAACGGCACTAAAGAAAAAGATAAAGTGGTGGGTAAACTAAACGGTGGTGGTGTACCGGTTGAGGTACGCGGCGATAGCCGGGTTACAGTAAGCTCAAGGTAA